The following nucleotide sequence is from Myripristis murdjan chromosome 22, fMyrMur1.1, whole genome shotgun sequence.
TTTAGTGTTAGGACTACCTCCAAAAATTCATCTCACATTGTCTTTGGTGTAGGTGCACCTCTAAGtactgttatttttgttatggtTATTTAATCATCAAAAGTCCTTTCAGAATCTTTTTTGGTATCTGTGCTGTCCACCTGTGCTCCTGCGATATTTTTTTGTAGCCAAAGTTGCACACCTACATTTGAagagagaatgaggaaaaaTACCTGCATGTAGTTTCATAGTTGCaacttttttcttctcattgttTTTTCTAAGCAAAGCTTCAAAACAGCACGTACATGCAATACTTCAACTTTCTCTATATTATTTAGATAGATACAGTTGCATTCTTATTAATGTCTGAATGGATTTTGTCTAAATTCCATATTGATGTGTTGCTCCACTTCAGGCTAAATATCTAtcttctacactgcaaaaagttttttcatatttcaagaAATGAACTATTCTTTCAAGAATTTATTGCTGATGATATTATTTACTGACAGCTGCCATTCAGAGACTATATCCACTGAAAATGTCATGTACAGTAGTTCCCAAAAAATGTTTGTGGAAATATTTAAGTGTGCATTTAATTCTATACATCTCTTGCATTTAAGAATTTGCattacaatgacaaaaaaaaaaaaaaaaaaaaatctgtggggAAATTAAAATATCTGTCAACAGAGTAATAAACAGTTTCTTTTCCATGCAACGGAATAGtataaaaaaggaaattcaAGTAATTTGCAAGCATCTTTTTCAGGGACGTTATGTTAACTTTGAGCTAACTTTTAAGAATGATTTAGCATTTGTCTGACCGTTGCAGCGGTGACAAGTCTATTATTTTACACATATTGTGTAACTTATGATACATCAGAGTATAAAATCTGGCTGCTGGAAAAACAACCATCTTTGTTTATCACAATTAACTGCTTCACTGAGGTTACAAATTCATTCCATGCCATAGCTGCTGACCAAATAGTAGCCTCACCAACTATAATGCTGTGAGGTGCTGCCTAGAAAAATATAGCAAACGCTGTGAGCATCAGAGCTGTTCAGATATTTATGAGAGGGTACAATATTACCCATCCAGGACTACAAAGTGCAATGcactttcattttcctttcccTCAACAGTGTCAACAATAGCACGATGGCAGAgagtaaacaaacattttgaagattttttttgttgttgttttttatcctTGATGGCAATATCTCCTCTTCATGCAGATTTGCGCTGTAGTTGCACAAAAATTgttcagaggcagagctgctctggaggcagaactAATCTAACTGTTTagacttaaaggaccataccagtgatatAAATTTGCAGCCCATTCACTACAATTAAACCACATTTTACGTTGctacaaatcattttgcaaatcatgtgaggGTACTAActatttcacaacataaaatcaacattttaaatatgaatttttggttgaaaaaccCACCTTTTTATAATGTTACGCTtgtgcagctaacaaagtcattgtcATTCATAAACCACTAATAATTTGCAAACATTTCCCTAGGGACTTTCTCCaggaccatttcactccacccaatttagtcatcaaaacacaacagtgctcctgcttttaggaaaactgatgtggaggactttattacagtgatggaatactggtgtgaagaaagtttaagTCTCTCAAAGTTCGTAAGGAATGAATAGAAACCTGCATGGCTGCATGGcaaaagtaggaaaaatgatcagagttctaaaatatgactgcttgctttggaaaaagatCAGTGGAAACGTGAAATGTGTATAcaatttgtagatattatgctaaacatgcagaatcactagGATGGCCCTTTAAGTCTCATTGGGCAGAGCTAAAGCCCCTCAGTTTTACTGGCTGACTGACCCCCCCAGTGGAAAAGGCAAGGGAATAAGAGAGGAGGTAGCTAATATTATGAAGTTCAGCATAAAATACCATCTACCCATACTTCATTATCTAGGTTAGCTGGTTAGCCTAGTTATAGCAAAGTCAACTTACTAATTCAACTAGTTACCTCACCTGCTGACCTTCAAAGATCATTtccataaatatgaatgaatgcaaacaaGAAGTCACTgccatttgtatttttactgatattttcacCAGAGGTCCTTCACTGCCATAAAGGTTTACTCATTAACTACCCAGAAAAACTTTCACTCTTTGAATCCGCCTATCGAGGTAAACTTCGATAGGCAGAATCAACTGAGAGATTATTTCCACCGTCAGTGCAGTTCtgccttttaaaaatatttatgagaaaaaaatatcaatctgCCCTCTTCATGGCGTTTGTTTTATAGATACAGGTACCCTATCCAGTAAACCAAATTAAAAAGGCCAAAGGCGGTGGGAAAGAATATTCGTGAGTATGAGTCGATCTTGGAAACCCGCACGTGCATCCTGTTCTCACGCCAGGCACCTGAACGGCAGTCGTCGAAGCAGCAGAAAAAGCTGGCGCAGTCTTTTCCATCCAAACACTCGTAGGCGTAGTCATCCTCCTCGTGATAGGGCACAATATTGTTCATCTGGAGAAGGGATGTCCCGGGACGGATGTTCACCATACTAGATGTTTTCTGCTGGGgtcgggggtgggggtgaggagACAAAGTCGTCAGTGTTGTATTTGCTCTAAATTCAGACTTTAACATCGAACAATTCTTAGATTTTAAAGTGTGTAGGTAACTTCtcttcataattttgacaattCAGCATTATACATGGAGGGTCTGatccaaactaaatgcactgagaaaaaatgtgGTCTTCTGAGCTACTCCTGGGGCTGTAATGTTATTTGTTAAAAACCACTCAGTCCCAAATCGAACAACCAATCATGTCAAGGAAGCATCACGATCTCAGTCCAATCATGtcttgtgcacatgcatgtgtgccacTCCTGTGCATGCTTGCTCCCCCTGCCCCAAAAAACTCTGCCTTGCCTATCTTAGCTATAGTAATTTAGCTCAGCTTACTGTAGCTGTGGTTTGCCAGCTCCTAGTTCCTCCTTCAATTGGTATCAGAGCCACGTGCACAAGCATGCATATGGGTTGGACAAGGTATCTCTCAGTTGGGTGCTGTTTGAGTTCAAATTCTTGACAAAAGCCTAGCCAATCTaaaaagttacctacacaagctttaCCATTTGACATAAGAGTGTTTTTAATTGTAACTCTGATTAATGTAGGGGCATTTGGAAGAACTCCTATTCAAGAAATTGATGCCAAGAAACTTTGCCTGATTGTAGTAGTTGGGTCGACTAGACTATGCAACTCATGTCTGTCCATTTGTTAAAAGATGGCATTGGATGGGTTCAAAAGCCAAATGATGAAGTGCATTAGGAacctgtgtgttgttgttagTCTTGGCCTTCTTGGTCTGTCTGTTGCTGGTGAAGTAGTGCAGAGTGCCGTACTCCATGAGCGCAGCGAAGGTGAAgatgaaacagacagacacgAACAAGTCCATGGCAGTGACGTAGGACACCTTGGGCAGGGACTTCCGGGAGATGGTGCTTAAAGTTGTCATGGTGAGCACTGTGGTAATGCCTGGAAGGGAAATCACAGACACTAATAAAGTTGCTAGAATATCAACTgcatcacaaaataacacattctgCTGAGATTTGAATGTTAAATCCTTTCTTGATCTATGTTCTCATGTGTTCCTGGGCTCCTTGATGCAATTATTGACACAATATGTAATCATGGAAGCATGATGCCAAAACTAGAGAGCAAAGAATGAATAAAGGTCAAAGGCTGGTGACTTGATtaacaaaaatgaaaggaatTTTTGGAGAGAACAGCAGCCggacatttctctgttttctgtgaagGAGCAGCTCAGATTGTCGCAAAAGTGAGAATAGCTGATCCACCTTAGAGGCCAGTCCACCTTAAGTGAGCCTGGTTATGTCTGGCTAATCCACTGACACCAACTTTAGGCTAAAATGGACCGGCAATAGACTCAGCCAATCCCCAATAGCCAATTATTTTTTGCCCATCTAGGCTTTTTGCCCAAACCTAGATGTCATCATATAGGAGTTCTGGTTGTTAAAGCCCTTAAAATTCAGTTACTTCCTGCTGCCAGTGTGTGAAAGTGGCCTAGTGCAGCTCTGAATCTTTTCTTTGGTCacctcaacaaaataaaatttccaaACATGGAAACAAGGAGACTAGTTTTCAGATTATCAACTGATAACTTACAACTGAATGCCCCATACCGGACTCCTTTGCTGCacagctgaatatgagcatgACTGGGACCGGCCGAGCTAATAATATATTAGTGACATAAAATGTTAGTGACATCATTTTTTGCGGGTGATCACAAGTGAGTATAATAGTCCGCAAGCAGTTATTGTTTGCTGGGTTTGGGTATTGGAGAATATACATCTAAATAATCATTTGGTGAGGCATCTGGCAAGTCAGACAGTGTTTCAGTTAAACTCTGCAGGACATAAAACTAGATCAAACCCAGAGATGTGCGAGCTGGGACTGCATCCTTGTTGATCCAAAACGAGACCCAGGACAAGACCACGATCATACTGCATGGAATGTAGGTCTGAATGGTGAAGTAGCCCATCCTCCGACTCAGGTCAAAAAAGATTGTCATGATCACGTATTCCCCTAAAAAAGCAAGACAACGAGACATAACTTATAGCAAAGAAAGGTAAGATAGTACTGTAAGATAGTAAGATAGCTTTTCCCATGTTACGTGCATCTGTTTGGAAATTGTGCATCTGTTTCAGGCCAAGCTGCATTTTGGAAAATTAGCATAGTCAGCTTTTTTGTGCCCCATGAGCAAACTTATCacaatttttttccatgttatgTGAATCTGTTCTTAAGTTATATACTTGTTTGTGATTGGACACACCCACTCCTATGCCCCTTTCAGAACAATCAACATAAAAAGTTAATCAGCTCCTTCATGGCTCATCACTAGCCTTCctaaagttttgtgcaaatccattcctacacacacacacacacacacacacacacaaacacacacacacaggacgtAGCAACAATCTCTCACCTGACTGGGTATGTGCCACCTCAGAGGTGTTCCTCAACCCCACAAAGGCAAACTGGTAGAGTCTCCAGTAGCGCTGGTCTGCCACCTCCACCGAGCGTCTTTGCCAACGGTACATGATCTCATTCTTAGGATAACCGTCTACAGAAgcccacacaaatacacacacacacatacacaagataAATTATTAGGATCCACGCCAATgtctaataatattaatgagaCAGCACATATCTGCCAATGTCTGTACATCACAAGAAGACACTGCACTATGGCAAGGCAAAGGGGAGCATTCAAGATGGAACTGACCAGCCAGTCTCATGAAATTTTTTGAAATGAGTatgtcttaaaatgcaaataatgtgcTCTGAGCACAAATAAGTGGGGGAATACATTTCCTCACCAGGACAGGATTACATGATACACTTACCTTCAACTCCACTGGGCCTGGCTCCATTCcgacaaaatgaaaaagtttactacagttttaatgtttgtttgtttttttttctctttaacttTGACCAGAACCATAATCTCACCTTAACCAAATTGCATAATTGGCAAACCATGGCAAAAATTAACCAAAATTATTTCAATTCCTTAAACCTAACTGTTAGCTAGCTGTATCATGTGACAAACAGGAGAAATCTACTTTGTAGGCGAAGAATGTAATCGTCATGTGACTTATCATGTACGCATGtaatctgcatttcagagttcatgctcatttcacaaaattttgcAAGACTGTCTTAGAACTGACTTTTGTCCTCAACTCCATGGAATGGTCTTGCATTTTTCACTGGTGTGTGGAGGGTTATGATCATGACAAGACGTGGGAAGCTAAAGCACGATGCAATAGACGGATGGAGAATGACACAGACAGCATGAATCAGATTGAGAAAGGGTGCATAATTCATTAGTCTGTCAGAGAAAATGGGACTGGGTGACCTCCTTTCTCCGCCGGTGGAGCAGATGATAGATTGGTACAGGCTTAGGGAGGGCAGCCTCAAGCAGATGGGCCTTTTCGTGGGTGGGGGGGGAAGGACCACTGACACTAGCCCACACAAGGGCCCCTTTCTCTGGGCAAGTTACTGAAGCTGAAGTCGAGATGACGGATTAAAACATGGGAGGGGAAAGTGTTTGAACACCTACAGCTTGAAAACTCCAGCGGACACGAGTGCTCATCCATTGGAAAGTTATGCAGCTTAAGGTAGCATTCCGCATTAATAGTCAACCTGACAAAAACAGAattgtgacagaaagaaagcaagTCTCAGCGTGTTTTACATTCCGTTTTGATGTTTTAACTCCCAAGTGTGACTTAGCAAATATGTACATGAcccttgtgtttctgtcttttacTTATACcaacaaatgtaaaaagaaaaagaaaaaaaatgatctttaGATCATGCTTTGACAAATAACGGGCATCTAAAAGAGGGCTACATGACAGAATACAAATGCACACTAAAGctgcacaaacaacaaagatTTCTGAGAAGTTGATAGTTCAAAAACTCTAGAAATGGCTACCAAAGGGGCCACTTTAAAATTGACTATATGATTCCCCTACCTCAGTGTGTACATCACTCTCCCATTGCTCCACAGTCTCAGGAGGCGATTTGGAGTGGTGATCCAGTGGGCATCTGATTTCCGGGAATTCCTGAAGAATGTGTCAGGAATCCAGATTTTGCCTACCATGTTGCTGTTGAGCATGAGCAGTTTCATTGAGCTGTTGAACTTAAGGCGGCTGTCGTACCACGTCTGGGCGAAGAAGATGTCGATGGTGTATTCCTGCAACAGAGTACATAAATCCATGCAAATCCACCTACTGGCTTGAGCTTAAGGATATTAGGGTTCAATGGATATGTGTTTTCAAAGACCCATACCAACGCCAGTATTTCTGGATTGAAATCTGCACTTAgatgtaaattattttttaaaatgtaatcatttaaaattttatagTCCTATATGTTGAGTCCAAGGATAAACCAGATATTGTGTAGGCTCCTATCCTGGATATCCTGAACCAAGCTGCGGATCTGACCATTAAAAGCGTTAAATTCCTCCTGGGTTCTAATTAAATTTCTGCAGTCAGATTAGCACTAAACCTCTACACAAATGTGCTAGGTTTCCCATACACATCAATTGAAAGATGACATGACAATTTTGCGTAGGctataaaatatgtatatgcGAAAGTCAGACTTGCAAATTCACACATACAACCAATCGTTACACATACCCCCTGGGCGGTCAAATAAATGGAGTAGTAAAATCAATGGAGTAGATTTTGGCAGTGCCTCACCACCCTGTGCTGTATAACACAAGGCTTTCCACTAACAGCACTAAAGCAGCACTAAAACTTCCTAACCAAGAGTTCTCTCTTAAAGCCAAATGACAAAGCAGCTAAGACCAACTTGTACTTGGACCTGGAACGGCCAACTTACAAAGAAACTGGAACACTCAAACTAACCCTCAAATTACACTGGATGTGAAGTTCACGCGAATGGAAGCAAACAGCAGAACTTCTGCAGGGTAAATCACCTGGACCTGCTATGCTGGCAGCTTGGGCTGCAAGGGGAGGCATCCCCAAAGCGTCCCAGAGGAGGCACTGGATACTTCAACTATGCTCACACCTtatgttttttaaagtgttaaagCAGTTTTTTAAAGCACTGCAAAATAAGCGTCTAGCAAAAAGGGAAATCTATAAGCTCTTGTCTAGTAAAATAATCACTGCCGGGAGCAGGGtggcattttaatttttcagtctAAATGATTTTTCTACTTGGCAGTAACAGAGAATAGACAAAActtggctgtttttcttttacttttgtaGTGGAGTTTACTTCATCTGCAGCTGAATCATCTGCAGGACAAATGGGTTCACGGGACGCTGGACATCAGACTATCATCTATAAAAATTTTGACAACATGACGTTTATGTCAAGTCAGGAAAATGGATGCTCATATACCCTATGGAGGAAAATTCAGAATTCCTCCTTCTTGAAAGCATTCATTTCTCCTGAGGTTGCACTGTGAACATCACGACATAAcaataatgttgtttttgttttttttttttaaatgtcagcagCATGAAACTATGAATTTAAAAGTAGCAGGCTGATACATTAATGGAAAACACTAACTAGCTCTGCTGTCATCATAATACCCTGACAATGAAGGCAATTCTTTTTTAAGGCTTGTTACCTGGAGTTTTGTGAGTGTGAAAGCAACTCTGTTGTTTGTGATTTGGGCTTTAGTGACTCCTCCTCACTCTTCACAGATTTAGGAGCTGCTTGTAAGACTCTTTGCTTAGCTCAAAACTGTAGGAGTCCTAAAGTTAGAACTAACATGGCCGTTATTTTTAGGAGTTGCTCATAAATCAGCAAGTTATTAACGACTTTTAGCCTTAcagggatggtaaactaaaatatgtaatttctcgataaaatatttttattgccaTCACTAAAGGTAGAAAACATCGTGAAactgagaatctgaagtcctctctatgcagagagaggcccGGGAGTAACTCCTGACTCAAACAAGCAGTTTTCCTGGGGTCGGATTAAAAAGTCACTTTCATATGTGAGAGTGGGGGATATCCAATCAGAATCTGACTTCAGTTTTGGTTCCTCTCGCATGTGCTAGCTTCAACAAATGATAGTAACAGTaactcagtgtttcccctatttGTACCTCCACTGCTGCAGAATTTTTTACATTCAATTTTTTTACAAGAGGTACAAACACTACGCTATCGACGCTACACATTCAATTCACACGCCTGTGAATAAAGCATATAAACGAGAATCTTTGTGCTTACCTGATAATGTCGGCACAACAATTATAATAAGCACCAGATGGATGTCAGTGGAGTAAGTAATGCTGATCATGGATTATTCATTCCCTGAAGGGAAAACAATCCTGCAACTTCATGTAAGTGGCACACAGTAATGTTACAGTAAATGCAATCATTTCTCTGCTGGCTGGCAGCAATGAGAGGGGAACaaatggatacatttttttagaGATGCCAAGTGGTGATGAAGCAGTCAACGTGACTAATTTGCTGGTAAAGGTTTACAGTGTAATAAGGAGGTGCAGCAGGAATGGTCCTCTTTCAGGCAGCAGATAACTGGGGCACTCCTGGTATCATGCAATGAATTACAGTGAGTAAGCTTCCTTTTCAGGAGTTCTCTAGCCTAGATTGATGCTGTGTTTAATGTGTCTCAGGACATGGATCGGCAGCACCTGATGCAGGGCCCATCAAACTGTGAAACCTGAGAAAGGGTTTTCTCTGCAATAAACAGGGTAGGATACTTAAGCAAGCAATATACGGTAATTATTTGACTTTATTCAAATCTCACCTCCCATGGGCCCCACATCCACTCATGTGTTGATTAATTCTTTATTTACAGGTGAGTACTGCCCTGAGAGATTGTTTTACAGGGGGGGAAACTTTGCCACTTGAATGCACTTGAGCACCAGTGGTCCAGCAGCAAGAGTTTCCTTTTCAGAGAGCCTCAGAGCTATTCTTTCATAGCCCTCGAAAGATCAAGTGCTCTCAGGCAGGATGCCAACTGTGACACCACAAGGATTTGTTTTAGACCCACCTTGAACCTTGAGGCTTTGGGAAGGAGGGCAGGGTAGCATTGGGAGCTtaaagaagagggagggagggaatggAGGGGAGACggtaaaaagtaaagtaaaaagttTGGGAGGAGGCACAAACCTTTTGGAGTGTTGTAGTATTATATGATTTTACTATATCTGCGTGGTGGTtgatatatttttgttcaacaaaTGTCAGTTGTTTTAAAGATTATGCTTTTATGTTCAATAaatgcaggggagagagaggggaggaccTGCAGCAAATGGCTCAGGCCGGGTTTGAagcaggacgctgcgatcaggactcaacACAAGATGTGGCATGCACCCCCGtctggtgagccaccggggcgcctgAGTAAAAGTGCATTTTATTAAATCTTGGTGTGTCTGTCTATGTAAGCTAGACAGACACTTCTAATGTGCACAAATGTACTGTATGCACTTGGCCTAAAAGCCCTTCAGGTgctggcagacacacagaaacctcCCAGCAGGACGTGCTTTGCCAGCACACGAAGCTTGTGTGCAAAAAATTTTTCTTCACCTCTACTGTTACAACTTCATCCTGGGGGAAACACTGGTAACTGTTGGCGTGTTCGCACGGCATGCAGAGGATTATATCAGAGGACAGGAACAGGTGTAACCACCATGCCATCTAAATACAGAGCTCCAGCTGGCAGCGGCTGCAGTCATGGACTTTCTCACTTCAGTTCTACTACGAGCCTCCAGAATGCaagtttggagctctgcagctgGATGGTCGATCGGTGTTACCAGAGGCATGACAATAACATTACACTACAGGAACGCCCtcccagccctgctggaatggattactgtgGAAAATACAGCATCTAAAACtctgttttattacatttattgaCATTTACGAAGTCTCAGATCTTGGTGGTAGTACTCAAGATAGATCTCAGTAATGATACTACTAATAAAATCCCCATTTTTAACTGGGCTTAGCATCCCTTGAGGATGTTCTTGGACTATGGACTAAAGTTTTTACTGGACTGGCTTCTGGCAGGGACTGATCCACCTAACTAAGTCCAAACAACCAGTATAATTGGTTCTACCAGTAATGTTCTCTAATAGACCCTATATCTTtgaaatttctgaaaatgttacaGTTTTCATACCATAAATTCTTGGAACTTGCTTTTTGTAACTGCtcagtgtgttctttttttattttgataagcAATAAAttgtttatctttatttaaGTAAACTGTCATCAATATTTTTCTGTTATGTCAAGAGGAAATAAAAACCCTCTATCAAAATTCAaactaataatttttttttttttttgttagggtCAGCAGGTCCTTGCAGCAAGGTGAACCACTCCACCTACTGAATCCTGGGAAAACTCAAGAATACATTACTGCTTAGAAACAAACAATTCAATTTATACATACAATGTATACATTCTAAAGAATGTTGCTAAAAATTCGACAATCTAGTGTGGCTCACCATGTTTATGGGGTCCACTGGTCCAATGCTGTTGACGTACACAGCTGTTTCAATCACTGTTGGCCTCACTGAAACACaagtgcaaaaacacagcagttttcATGGCAGTTTTGTGGCCATGGTGTCACCAACACTGCTGTACCACACTGAACTGGTGCGCCGACTGTATATACTTGCAAAAACTAAACTTGACATAGCCTTAATGGTTTACTAATCGAGAGCCAAACTGGTGACCCTGTTACAATACTCAGTCAAGCTGTCAGTTCATAAACCATAAAACCTAAGTCAGTTATATTATTTGCACCATTCTATGACAGTAATCCATCAGTAGTTTAGACAATACTCTTCATACCATGTCCTGGTTGTGGGAGCACTTCACATCTACCAGCCAGCtctcaaatcaaattttacagGATCATCCATAGGTGGTAATTGCATAAGGAGATTGAGTGAAATGTAGTCCTTCTATCAAAACACTGCCTTACCATCAATTGTGATTTTTGCTGTGCTGATTTTCTAAGGAAAATGCATTTAGGCTGCTTAAAGGGCCCTATTTCTGTGCACCTTGGCAAATGGTACAAAGCATGGTTAAAGGTCCAGTGTGGCGGCATACATTTGACATTTTCGCAACAAGATGTGCTGATCAGCTATCCTCGTGTCCTTCCCCTCCAGAGCAGTGTGCATCACACAACGGTGCAGTGCCATTTTCATGATGACTGATCATTAGTGAgcaagtgagacagagagacggagagaaacaTAGAGCGAACAGAAGCTGACGCTGCAGACCATTTTCTCACCCtttcttctccctttctttcttcttggtcaatgaaaatatgaatgaattaatttcaGAGAATACAAAATGATTATACTTGCTTTCCCCTTTCATCTAAATATAAATTCCAAGCTATGACTTTGATTTGACAATAGTCAATAGCTATTTACAGTCATTGAGTCTGAAAAAAGACATTGTTAGATTATGTAGAGTTATaggaaatgcaatgaaaaatttCCTTGCCCTGTGTCTTCAACAGTTTTCAAATTCAATCTGGTATCTTAAGAGAGAGGAAATTACTCATCCCTAACCCTCACCCCTGCTGATCCTCTCTTCATCcctaaaaaatacagaatatctGACTGATCATGCTAACAATGAGAAATGAAACTTCTCCATCTAGGCTGTCAGACACACTCAATGCCATTCctatcaccatggtaacagctcTCCAATTGGTAGAACTTGATTAAAGAATTCTGGGTAATGTACCTCTGCATTTGGAGTTGGGAATAAAGCCAATCTCttaaaaacaaagctgaaatCGGATAAATATTGGTTTCTGGAGGAGCATAAACTATTGTATAACAGCTTTGTGGCTGATGGTAAAATGGATCTTGAATGGTTTATGCCAATTGTCATATTCACTGTGAGGAATTTGCCTTCCGCAACTCTCCACTCTGTCACAGTGAAGACCTTCTCAttgatgcatgaaaaaaaaagtctgtttagGTGTGCCTAAACAGATGCCTTTCACTAAGTAAGTCAGCTCTCAGTCCAAATCATCACTGAAATGCCATGGttctttgagtggattttaTGTTTCATGGAAGGATCTATCTGATATCACTTTGTCTGTAAAACATCAACTACAGCAACTAACCAAACATGAAATGACGATCACTACTTCATTGGAATTTCAGTGCAGAGAGGAGGTTTTCCAGCGTTCCAGGAGATGCGCTATACTTGCCTCCAATGTCAGGCCGTAGTTTGTTGTCATAGCCCTGCAGCAATTTATTTAAGATCAAGGTCACATCGCTCTCATAGACCTTGGGTGATAAAACCCATGTCTTATTTATGGGGACGTCCTCATAgtcctcttcttcctgtttGCTGGGCCCAAACGCCGCactagacagagagagaagaaataatATTGTATggtaaagagaaacagagagagtatctgtgtgtgtgtactatatGTGCATttgattaagtgtgtgtgtatgtggacacCGGGGACTATAGGGGAGTGTTAATGGAAACATGGAGCGAGATCACAGCACTAACTGCTCCATAGATTCTGCTGCGTAGGGATATTTCCTTCCCAATTTTATGCAGCATTGTTATAGAAATCTccaaggacaaaaacaagattgtgaggcgtttatttgttttatgctTATTTCAGCAAGGGATTTGAAGCCAGATAGCTTTCTCCACAAACATGGAGAGCACCCAAAACTCTCATAATTACAACCTATTATATTTTATGATCGCTGTGATCAATTTTACCAAAGACAATTTCTCGAAGCCATTTTAACAACATACACTAATCATGCAATGTTTCTACACCATGCTCTTATTCTTGGAAGAGAAAGGGTTGTGCAACAAGGTGTATTTGTATTAATACAAATACTGTTTCAAGGATTTAGGGAGGCAGAATGCTTAAAGAATTATGCAAAACAGATAGGGGCTTTTAAGGTGTAATATAACGTGATATGAAATAGAGCTGTAGGCAGATTGTGGGTCTCTTTTCAGCTGCCCTGCCATGTTGTCTGAGTAGCAGGCAGTTCTGCATGGCTGAACTCGCGGTCTGTGCCAAggtgtgatgctgctgttcCCTGTTAATGAA
It contains:
- the gabrg1 gene encoding gamma-aminobutyric acid receptor subunit gamma-1 is translated as MNREMFAIVARALQQHGKSKAMNPWLLLALLGLCSPDDPFQGHIHQLLLGDPKVFPAQPGYIIPGCLASALGSPPGGRVQNTSTRRRPEGILTRCLKHLSWLLSMRRSSGSTPSSSQMSKLLTLSLRVHPATLAAFGPSKQEEEDYEDVPINKTWVLSPKVYESDVTLILNKLLQGYDNKLRPDIGVRPTVIETAVYVNSIGPVDPINMEYTIDIFFAQTWYDSRLKFNSSMKLLMLNSNMVGKIWIPDTFFRNSRKSDAHWITTPNRLLRLWSNGRVMYTLRLTINAECYLKLHNFPMDEHSCPLEFSSYGYPKNEIMYRWQRRSVEVADQRYWRLYQFAFVGLRNTSEVAHTQSGEYVIMTIFFDLSRRMGYFTIQTYIPCSMIVVLSWVSFWINKDAVPARTSLGITTVLTMTTLSTISRKSLPKVSYVTAMDLFVSVCFIFTFAALMEYGTLHYFTSNRQTKKAKTNNNTQQKTSSMVNIRPGTSLLQMNNIVPYHEEDDYAYECLDGKDCASFFCCFDDCRSGAWRENRMHVRVSKIDSYSRIFFPTAFGLFNLVYWIGYLYL